A single window of Magnetococcus marinus MC-1 DNA harbors:
- a CDS encoding VTT domain-containing protein, whose translation METPHFRLKFIGLMGVLALVGIGVWQGHSLDLPQLMQGIDSLGPLAWLAFIVLYAVATVAFLPGSLLTLVGGALFGPILGTLVNLTGATLGAVLAFLIARHLGAEWVRNRAGSRLAAILDGVAAEGWRFVALVRLVPLFPFNVLNYALGLTRIPLLPYLLTTWIAMLPGAAAYTWLGYLGREAAVGGEDLIKKGLLVLGLLVAVALLPGLLLRWKAAQGPRWSIDELYRQQTTAQAMTLLDVRDAKDFHGEFGHIPGSLNIPLPELTARLPELRASGHTLAVVCHTDKRSTKAVQQMRQAGLDKVILVRGGVQAWKRRNWPLERG comes from the coding sequence ATGGAAACACCACATTTCCGTTTGAAGTTTATCGGCTTGATGGGGGTGCTCGCTTTGGTGGGGATCGGTGTTTGGCAGGGGCATTCCCTCGATCTGCCGCAGCTCATGCAGGGCATCGACAGCCTTGGTCCCTTGGCCTGGTTGGCTTTTATCGTCCTTTACGCCGTGGCCACGGTGGCGTTTCTGCCTGGATCACTGCTCACCCTGGTAGGTGGAGCGCTGTTTGGCCCAATATTGGGTACCTTGGTCAATCTGACCGGGGCCACCCTCGGCGCGGTGCTCGCTTTTTTGATAGCGCGTCACTTGGGCGCGGAGTGGGTGCGCAACCGGGCCGGATCACGGTTGGCTGCAATCCTGGATGGTGTGGCGGCGGAAGGGTGGCGGTTTGTCGCCCTAGTTCGGCTGGTCCCCCTGTTTCCTTTCAATGTGCTCAATTATGCCCTGGGGCTAACCCGCATTCCACTACTGCCCTATCTGCTCACCACCTGGATCGCCATGCTGCCCGGCGCGGCCGCCTACACCTGGCTGGGCTATCTGGGCCGAGAAGCGGCGGTGGGTGGTGAGGATCTCATCAAAAAAGGGCTGCTGGTCCTGGGGTTGTTGGTGGCGGTAGCTCTTCTTCCTGGGCTGCTGCTACGCTGGAAAGCGGCTCAGGGGCCGCGCTGGTCCATCGATGAGCTTTACCGCCAACAGACAACCGCTCAGGCCATGACCCTGCTGGATGTGCGCGATGCCAAGGATTTTCACGGCGAGTTTGGCCATATCCCTGGCTCACTTAATATCCCCCTGCCGGAATTGACGGCGCGTTTGCCAGAGCTCCGCGCCAGTGGCCACACCTTGGCCGTGGTCTGTCATACCGACAAACGATCGACCAAAGCGGTGCAACAGATGCGGCAGGCTGGGTTGGACAAGGTTATCCTGGTGCGTGGTGGCGTGCAGGCATGGAAGCGACGCAACTGGCCCCTGGAGCGGGGGTGA
- a CDS encoding c-type cytochrome has product MKQFKLLGVAMLVSGMLSAGMAQAADVDAVIQQRKGVMGIIGANMGFMGCTLKGACDAGPKVTLKQAQSLAFAASISLATFAENVKGASVKTTASPKIWDDWASYKKGMQIMEERALDLVDAVKSGDKGSMGAAMKGLGETCKGCHDNYREK; this is encoded by the coding sequence ATGAAACAGTTTAAGCTTTTGGGTGTGGCCATGTTGGTGTCAGGCATGCTGAGCGCGGGTATGGCCCAAGCGGCGGATGTGGATGCGGTGATCCAGCAACGTAAAGGGGTCATGGGTATCATTGGGGCGAACATGGGCTTTATGGGCTGTACCCTTAAGGGTGCGTGCGATGCAGGCCCTAAAGTGACCCTGAAACAGGCCCAAAGCTTGGCCTTTGCCGCTTCCATCTCGCTCGCGACCTTTGCCGAGAATGTGAAGGGTGCCTCTGTAAAGACGACCGCCAGTCCCAAAATTTGGGACGATTGGGCAAGCTATAAAAAGGGCATGCAGATTATGGAAGAGCGAGCACTGGATCTGGTTGACGCCGTTAAAAGTGGGGATAAAGGGAGCATGGGGGCGGCCATGAAAGGGTTGGGTGAAACCTGTAAAGGGTGTCACGACAACTACCGCGAGAAGTAA
- a CDS encoding reverse transcriptase domain-containing protein produces MRKVEIPKPGGKGVRLLGIPTVVDRLIQQALNQVMQPIFDKDFSESSYGFRAGRNAHDTVRQARNHVASGKRWTVDMDMDLEKFFDRVNHDILMSRIARKIGDERILKLIRRYLESGMMAGGVVSQRTQGTPQGGPLSPLLSNILLDDLDKKLEGDGHVLPLCG; encoded by the coding sequence GTGCGCAAGGTAGAGATACCGAAGCCCGGTGGTAAAGGGGTGCGCCTATTGGGCATTCCAACGGTAGTGGATCGACTCATCCAGCAGGCGTTGAATCAGGTGATGCAGCCGATATTTGATAAGGATTTTTCAGAATCCAGCTACGGTTTCAGGGCAGGCCGCAATGCCCATGATACGGTGCGTCAAGCGCGGAATCATGTAGCCTCTGGCAAGCGCTGGACGGTGGATATGGATATGGATTTGGAGAAATTCTTTGATCGTGTCAACCACGACATTCTGATGTCGCGGATAGCGCGAAAGATCGGGGACGAACGGATATTGAAGTTGATACGGAGATACCTGGAGTCCGGGATGATGGCAGGGGGCGTTGTATCCCAACGCACTCAAGGTACACCACAGGGTGGCCCGCTATCGCCCCTGCTGTCCAACATACTGTTGGATGATCTGGACAAGAAACTTGAGGGTGACGGGCATGTTTTGCCGTTATGCGGATGA
- a CDS encoding reverse transcriptase domain-containing protein encodes MFCRYADDCNIYVGSKQAGERVLATVSRYLEEELKLQVNQEKSAVDRPWKRTFLGYSMTFHKTPRLKVARGRVKRFKGKLKE; translated from the coding sequence ATGTTTTGCCGTTATGCGGATGACTGCAACATCTATGTTGGGTCGAAGCAGGCGGGGGAACGGGTGCTTGCCACCGTGAGCCGATACCTTGAGGAGGAACTCAAGCTCCAGGTGAACCAGGAGAAGAGCGCGGTGGACCGCCCGTGGAAGCGGACGTTTTTAGGGTACAGCATGACCTTTCACAAGACCCCAAGGCTGAAGGTAGCCCGTGGGCGTGTGAAGCGGTTCAAGGGCAAACTCAAAGAGTAG
- a CDS encoding Rpn family recombination-promoting nuclease/putative transposase codes for MGDHDSSYKQLFSHAEMVRDLLLGFVQEAWVEHLDFTSLEKVSGSYITDDLRDREDDVIWRVRWGEAWLYIFVLIEFQSTVDWMMAVRMNAYVMLLYQDLVKSGQVKQGEMLPPVLPMVLYNGKPIWSAATDVADLIRPVPGGLERFRPHMRYLLIDEVRYEDAKLLEMQNLAAALFRLEKSQSPTDIRAVLSSLIDWLKAPGQLSLRRAFTVMLGRVLLPRKALGQVIPELNDLQEVDAMLAETVLEWTKEWEAQGIQKGLQKGLQKGLQKGLQKGLQKGLQKGRQEGESSLLLRLLHRRFGDMPSWAESKVANATIDELDTWGEQIFDAETLEDVFK; via the coding sequence TTGGGCGATCACGATAGCAGCTACAAGCAGCTCTTCAGCCACGCAGAGATGGTGCGTGATCTGCTGTTGGGGTTTGTCCAGGAGGCGTGGGTCGAGCATCTCGATTTTACCAGCCTTGAGAAGGTGAGTGGCAGCTATATTACCGATGACCTGCGGGATCGTGAGGATGATGTCATCTGGCGGGTGCGCTGGGGCGAAGCGTGGCTCTACATTTTTGTGCTGATTGAGTTCCAATCGACGGTGGACTGGATGATGGCGGTCCGCATGAACGCCTACGTGATGCTATTGTATCAGGATTTGGTAAAATCCGGACAGGTGAAGCAGGGCGAGATGTTGCCCCCGGTGCTGCCCATGGTGCTTTACAATGGGAAGCCAATCTGGTCAGCGGCGACAGATGTGGCCGATCTTATTCGCCCGGTTCCTGGAGGGCTTGAGCGTTTTCGCCCGCATATGCGTTATCTGCTGATAGATGAAGTTCGCTATGAGGATGCGAAGCTGTTGGAGATGCAGAATCTGGCGGCGGCCTTATTCCGATTGGAGAAGAGCCAGTCACCAACGGATATCCGCGCTGTTTTGAGTAGTCTGATCGATTGGTTGAAAGCACCCGGTCAGTTGAGTTTGAGGCGAGCCTTCACCGTCATGCTGGGCAGGGTGTTGTTGCCCAGGAAAGCGTTAGGTCAGGTGATCCCGGAGTTAAACGATTTGCAGGAGGTAGATGCCATGCTTGCCGAGACCGTGCTGGAGTGGACCAAAGAGTGGGAAGCCCAGGGTATACAGAAAGGGCTTCAGAAAGGGCTTCAGAAAGGGCTTCAGAAAGGGCTTCAGAAAGGGCTTCAGAAAGGGCTTCAGAAAGGGCGTCAAGAGGGGGAGTCTTCACTTCTTTTGCGTTTGCTTCATCGTCGTTTTGGAGACATGCCTTCATGGGCTGAGTCAAAAGTAGCGAATGCGACCATTGACGAACTTGATACCTGGGGCGAGCAAATTTTTGATGCGGAGACGTTGGAAGACGTTTTCAAGTAG
- a CDS encoding type II secretion system protein GspD — MNKPSRSKPWLNEAQAPDKVEINENNTMPLNRMAWGTFVSMTLMVVLFVTGCSPSTYSKDAIKTVNTNRSEDYFTKEMNNIDKAQLKERLKERLKERLSGYDSDHSNLSSPQRYPGSCDVGPFLLRNLHMEPLTISYNDVSQVLSTLRVLGYTVINQNDANDGSSVVAGTFDCKKLPVLVSPKTLDESRTSFTQDDYGSGSNTTLNGDRSSALHHLDQPNAGDLDRVLVFYHPDQRHEVDRLQKIIKDSIDHPAPQVYVEGMVLEVSDEGLKELGASLSSITRGGVNSLSLGVLSPVAVSAGGGNVFSFTRDGTNAAVNNALIKINALVSKGEAQILSRPSILTISNRQATIQVVDVVQYPVLQNSTDAVGNTILSSYSFEAVRPGITLNLRPRVTASGHEVNLEIDVTVESLVTANDGDVYNNSGTLLGTKPGSSSRRVQTFARIPDRMPFIIGGLVSTDREMTSNRIPVVGDLLADIPILGALVGSTLRQYTKREVIIVLTPHILHDDDESIVATNVPKDSEFFDSLDRTLFRDNYRLRSEDIFDLRFIKENAELKKYQKKAARAVAEHPRLAQVEPFSTFLNQQIPGGAPIISRMIYEVVRKREIDKNIELKSLIAVRHTPDGDNGLDKLYELFKQANQGNQANGQAKSLQITFEKPAGDTLQGFVHSKIVSEPPTLLRQRYGFGEKAFDDKGGWKRTIVISSEKEFENLRRTVAVKHIQDINGGESQLTLERFRRGMMLALPVLESGQFHVVDEKTAEIFSNINNYYPNTFEKLKENYKVLDQALEMLQPTPVGRSKR; from the coding sequence ATGAATAAGCCATCCCGCTCCAAGCCATGGCTAAACGAGGCTCAAGCGCCAGATAAGGTTGAAATAAATGAAAACAATACCATGCCGTTAAATAGGATGGCGTGGGGCACATTTGTTTCGATGACTCTCATGGTTGTGTTGTTTGTAACGGGATGTAGCCCATCTACTTATAGTAAAGATGCGATAAAAACTGTAAATACAAATCGTTCCGAAGATTATTTTACCAAGGAAATGAACAATATAGACAAAGCGCAACTAAAAGAGAGACTAAAAGAAAGGTTAAAGGAGCGGCTGTCGGGCTACGACAGTGACCATTCCAACCTCTCTTCGCCCCAACGATACCCTGGTTCCTGTGACGTAGGCCCGTTCCTTTTGCGCAATCTGCATATGGAGCCCTTGACCATCAGTTACAATGATGTATCTCAAGTTTTAAGCACCTTGCGCGTGTTGGGTTATACGGTTATCAACCAAAATGATGCTAACGATGGTTCATCCGTCGTTGCCGGCACGTTTGACTGCAAAAAGTTGCCAGTCCTCGTCTCGCCGAAAACACTGGATGAGTCTCGCACCTCCTTTACCCAGGATGATTACGGTAGTGGCTCTAATACCACGCTAAACGGCGACCGCAGCTCCGCGCTACACCATCTTGATCAACCCAATGCCGGTGATCTAGATCGTGTCTTGGTCTTTTATCATCCAGACCAACGCCACGAGGTGGATCGTTTACAGAAAATTATTAAGGATAGCATCGACCATCCAGCCCCACAGGTCTACGTTGAGGGCATGGTTCTTGAGGTGAGCGATGAGGGGCTCAAAGAGTTAGGTGCGAGCCTTTCCAGCATAACGCGGGGTGGTGTTAACTCTCTTTCTTTAGGTGTTCTCTCGCCCGTTGCCGTTTCGGCTGGTGGGGGCAATGTGTTTTCCTTTACCCGTGACGGTACCAATGCGGCGGTCAATAACGCGCTGATTAAGATTAATGCGCTGGTCAGTAAAGGTGAGGCACAAATTCTTTCCCGCCCCAGCATTCTCACCATTAGTAACCGTCAAGCCACCATCCAGGTGGTGGATGTTGTGCAATATCCCGTGCTGCAAAACTCCACAGATGCGGTCGGGAACACCATTCTTTCATCCTACAGTTTTGAAGCCGTGCGTCCGGGCATTACCTTAAACCTACGACCAAGGGTGACGGCGAGTGGTCATGAGGTGAATTTAGAAATTGATGTTACCGTGGAGAGTTTGGTGACCGCTAATGATGGGGATGTCTACAACAACTCCGGCACACTTCTAGGTACCAAACCTGGTTCATCAAGCCGCAGGGTGCAAACCTTTGCCCGCATTCCTGATCGCATGCCGTTCATTATCGGTGGCTTAGTTTCGACCGACCGAGAGATGACCAGTAACCGCATACCGGTGGTGGGTGATCTGCTTGCAGATATTCCAATTCTTGGAGCTTTGGTTGGCTCAACGTTGCGCCAATATACCAAGCGCGAGGTGATTATCGTTTTGACCCCACATATTCTCCATGATGATGACGAGTCTATCGTTGCTACCAATGTGCCAAAAGATAGCGAGTTTTTTGATAGCCTGGATAGAACGCTGTTCCGTGATAACTACCGTCTGCGTTCAGAGGATATCTTTGATTTAAGATTCATTAAAGAAAATGCAGAGCTGAAAAAATACCAGAAAAAGGCGGCTCGTGCCGTGGCCGAACATCCACGTTTGGCACAAGTGGAGCCATTCTCAACCTTTTTAAACCAGCAAATTCCTGGTGGGGCGCCCATCATCAGTCGTATGATCTATGAGGTTGTCCGTAAAAGGGAAATTGATAAAAATATCGAATTGAAAAGTCTGATTGCTGTCCGCCATACTCCAGATGGTGATAATGGCCTAGACAAGCTTTATGAGCTATTTAAACAAGCGAACCAAGGGAACCAAGCGAATGGTCAGGCGAAAAGTTTGCAGATAACCTTTGAAAAACCAGCAGGGGACACTCTTCAGGGATTTGTGCATAGCAAAATTGTGTCTGAACCGCCAACGCTGTTACGCCAACGGTATGGCTTTGGCGAAAAAGCCTTTGATGACAAGGGCGGTTGGAAGCGTACCATCGTCATCAGTTCAGAAAAAGAGTTTGAGAACCTGCGGCGCACCGTGGCCGTTAAACATATTCAGGATATCAACGGTGGAGAAAGCCAACTCACACTAGAGCGCTTTCGCCGGGGTATGATGCTGGCGTTGCCGGTTTTGGAGTCAGGGCAGTTCCATGTCGTTGATGAGAAAACAGCCGAAATTTTCTCAAATATTAATAACTACTACCCAAATACCTTTGAAAAGTTAAAAGAAAATTACAAAGTGTTGGATCAAGCTTTGGAGATGTTACAGCCGACGCCTGTGGGCAGGAGCAAACGCTAA
- a CDS encoding Crp/Fnr family transcriptional regulator has translation MSFQIIYEKLSGIELFKLLPESARMQIAEFCEIIRVEPGQRLIEQHTETDDQNRDLLIVLKGSTDVDAMLSNHQDARNLDLHPINTDLYGEISWLLNIPRTARVTCTELSLVLKIRGAELHTWCSQNPEGGIILMRGIAKILAKRVDNLTRQMSNKEVWDFRK, from the coding sequence ATGTCTTTTCAAATCATATACGAGAAGCTCTCAGGAATTGAACTCTTTAAATTACTGCCCGAATCCGCAAGAATGCAAATTGCAGAATTTTGTGAAATTATTCGAGTGGAACCAGGACAACGATTAATTGAGCAGCACACTGAAACGGATGATCAAAACCGTGACCTTTTAATCGTGCTAAAAGGATCGACGGACGTTGACGCCATGTTATCCAACCATCAAGATGCGCGAAATCTTGATCTGCACCCCATTAACACCGACCTCTACGGCGAAATCAGTTGGTTGTTAAACATCCCACGAACCGCACGTGTCACCTGTACGGAGTTGAGTTTGGTGCTTAAAATTCGTGGGGCAGAGCTGCACACATGGTGTAGCCAAAACCCAGAGGGCGGCATCATTTTGATGCGCGGCATTGCAAAGATCTTAGCCAAGCGTGTGGATAACTTGACCAGACAGATGTCCAACAAAGAAGTGTGGGATTTTAGAAAATAG
- a CDS encoding SulP family inorganic anion transporter — translation MFVKQWSKNLVVGFFIGLLNITYGISLAALIFPNQLEQFMPTAIGMVLVAFLVGGIVVALGSALKGVIAAPQSNTAAILPLMTGAIAATLYSRGLDEQVLPTVIAAILITTLLSGLSLLIMGHYGLGKVIRNIPHPVMGGFMASTGWLLLQGGFVVMTGHPLSFTFLPNMLAPEILTLWAPGLAFALLLLLSELYSRHFLVIPALMVSLIALVHGVLYFADISMTEAMTIGWLLEVREPDILWPPVSLHDFSLVNWGLLTTEIYPILTILVIGSISLLFNVSSLELVAPKAELDLNRELKAASFASLAGFAVGGLASAHQPPYTFLAWRLGAASKWTGVIAALTCGMVFFVDARNLSYLPIALLGGMPVYIGIILLREWLWRSWGRLPISDYLLVLVITVAVAFAGFLAGVAVGLVMAIFLFVINYSHVDVVKYEISGKHYCSNVERGKARRDFLRQHGHAIHILTLNGFLFFGSSQKLLDRINAHVEVHNNQTQFLILDFAHVNHIDTSGALGLKNFISQAKATGITMIYTGLNDNHVSLFIKMGLVDKNFNEENGRFNALDQGVAWCEEQLLKEYDGSTYEPTDWTALLTRIMGSTEMATRILPYLKELSLKSGDILFEQGEVTDGLYIIESGKIAIYFSHPDGWTKQVRILEQGTLVGEMGLYHTLPRSAAAIVEESGIVHHFSHANYQRLLKEDPLVAAHLSAAISRLLTERILFDEARYRVMFS, via the coding sequence ATGTTTGTAAAGCAATGGTCGAAAAACTTGGTGGTCGGATTTTTTATCGGCTTGCTTAACATCACCTACGGCATCTCTCTAGCAGCCCTCATTTTTCCCAATCAGTTGGAGCAATTCATGCCCACTGCCATTGGGATGGTACTGGTTGCCTTTTTAGTTGGCGGTATTGTTGTCGCCTTGGGCAGTGCGTTAAAGGGGGTGATCGCTGCGCCACAAAGTAATACTGCGGCGATTCTACCCCTCATGACCGGTGCCATCGCGGCAACCCTCTACAGCCGTGGCTTGGATGAGCAGGTTCTGCCAACCGTGATAGCGGCCATTTTAATCACCACCCTGTTAAGCGGTCTCTCGTTGCTGATTATGGGCCATTATGGGCTGGGCAAAGTTATTCGTAACATCCCCCACCCTGTCATGGGCGGCTTTATGGCCAGCACCGGCTGGCTGTTACTCCAGGGCGGTTTTGTGGTGATGACCGGCCACCCTTTAAGCTTCACCTTTTTGCCGAACATGCTGGCCCCAGAGATCTTGACTTTATGGGCACCGGGTCTCGCCTTTGCCCTACTACTCCTTTTGTCTGAACTCTACAGCCGCCACTTTTTGGTCATACCCGCCTTGATGGTGTCGTTGATTGCCCTTGTCCATGGCGTACTCTACTTTGCTGATATCTCCATGACCGAGGCCATGACGATTGGATGGCTACTGGAAGTGCGGGAACCTGATATCCTTTGGCCACCGGTTTCGTTGCACGATTTTTCTTTGGTAAACTGGGGCCTGCTTACCACTGAGATATACCCCATTTTAACCATCTTGGTTATCGGCAGCATCTCCCTGCTTTTTAACGTTTCCAGTTTGGAGTTGGTGGCTCCCAAAGCGGAGCTTGACCTCAACCGCGAACTTAAAGCGGCCAGTTTTGCCAGTTTGGCTGGCTTTGCCGTAGGCGGCTTAGCCTCGGCCCATCAGCCACCCTATACCTTTCTGGCTTGGCGGTTGGGGGCGGCCTCCAAATGGACCGGCGTCATTGCCGCGTTGACCTGCGGTATGGTCTTTTTTGTGGATGCGCGCAACCTATCCTACCTGCCCATCGCCCTGCTTGGCGGCATGCCGGTATATATTGGCATTATTCTGTTGCGTGAGTGGCTGTGGCGCTCTTGGGGCAGGCTACCGATTAGTGACTATCTGCTGGTACTGGTTATTACGGTTGCTGTGGCCTTTGCGGGCTTTTTAGCTGGCGTTGCGGTCGGGCTGGTGATGGCTATTTTTCTCTTTGTTATCAACTATAGCCATGTGGACGTGGTCAAATATGAAATATCCGGCAAGCACTACTGTAGCAACGTGGAGCGGGGGAAAGCGCGTCGCGATTTTTTGCGCCAACATGGTCATGCGATCCATATTTTAACCCTCAACGGCTTTCTCTTTTTTGGCTCCTCACAAAAATTACTTGATAGGATCAATGCCCATGTTGAGGTCCATAATAACCAAACTCAATTTTTGATTCTGGATTTTGCCCATGTCAATCACATTGATACCTCGGGGGCGCTGGGGCTAAAAAATTTCATTTCCCAAGCTAAAGCCACAGGGATAACAATGATATATACAGGGTTAAACGACAATCATGTCTCACTTTTTATAAAAATGGGGCTTGTCGATAAGAATTTTAATGAAGAAAACGGTCGTTTTAATGCCCTTGACCAAGGTGTCGCATGGTGTGAAGAACAACTCTTAAAAGAGTATGACGGCTCCACATATGAGCCCACCGACTGGACAGCGCTGCTAACGCGGATTATGGGCTCCACCGAGATGGCCACACGCATTTTACCCTATTTAAAAGAACTCTCCTTAAAGTCGGGGGATATCCTATTTGAGCAGGGAGAAGTGACAGACGGGCTCTATATCATTGAGTCAGGCAAAATCGCGATCTATTTTTCTCATCCCGACGGGTGGACAAAACAGGTACGGATTTTGGAGCAGGGAACGTTGGTCGGAGAGATGGGATTGTATCACACCCTGCCACGTTCTGCTGCGGCCATCGTTGAGGAGAGCGGCATCGTACACCATTTTTCTCACGCAAACTACCAACGCCTACTCAAGGAAGATCCCCTTGTCGCCGCGCACCTGAGCGCCGCCATATCTCGTTTGCTCACGGAACGCATCCTGTTTGATGAGGCGCGTTACCGGGTGATGTTCTCATAG